One segment of Vibrio gazogenes DNA contains the following:
- a CDS encoding peptidoglycan binding protein CsiV — MNKLIPLLMLLIAMPSWAQRQFDIEVIIFKRIVNAEQTNETWPNVLPPIDYRHTGDLSSQVYLNQKGVTLLPASEYKLDKQEENLKNHAGFQVLLHTAWRQGDESKADAPTFHILAGKDYSSQFHPDGSEITPSTVAQQSPIEDTVEKAVPKPLYELDGKLQVYVQHYLYVDALLDLKEPSVRDIAVEETPVDFSQNTTDADDNVQFGHLQSISPTVTEERFLKSYRLDQKRRMRSGETLYFDHPLMGIILQVRKVPDPS, encoded by the coding sequence ATGAATAAGCTGATCCCACTGCTAATGTTATTAATTGCCATGCCTTCTTGGGCACAACGCCAATTTGACATTGAAGTGATCATTTTTAAGCGCATCGTGAATGCTGAACAAACCAATGAGACATGGCCCAATGTACTTCCACCGATAGATTACCGACATACCGGTGATCTGAGTTCTCAGGTCTATCTCAACCAAAAAGGTGTCACATTATTACCGGCTTCAGAATACAAGTTGGACAAGCAGGAAGAGAACCTGAAAAATCATGCGGGCTTTCAAGTATTGCTGCATACGGCTTGGCGTCAGGGTGATGAAAGCAAAGCAGATGCCCCGACTTTTCATATTTTAGCCGGCAAAGATTACTCATCTCAGTTTCATCCGGACGGCAGTGAAATCACACCATCGACAGTTGCCCAACAATCTCCAATTGAAGATACGGTTGAAAAAGCAGTGCCGAAGCCCCTTTATGAGCTAGATGGAAAATTACAGGTGTATGTACAACATTATCTCTACGTGGATGCGCTGTTGGATCTGAAAGAACCGAGTGTTCGGGATATTGCCGTTGAAGAAACCCCGGTTGATTTTTCACAAAATACCACGGACGCAGATGACAATGTCCAGTTTGGTCACCTTCAATCGATCTCTCCGACGGTCACGGAAGAACGTTTTCTTAAGTCGTATCGACTGGATCAAAAACGCAGAATGCGCAGTGGTGAAACCCTCTATTTCGATCATCCTCTGATGGGCATTATTTTACAGGTCAGAAAAGTGCCGGATCCATCGTAG
- the mfd gene encoding transcription-repair coupling factor has protein sequence MTSLNPILSLPASQGPGDKKQIGNLTGASLALVAAELSHRHQHHTLLVTADPQMALKLQQEIEQFYSADITVFPDWETLPYDSFSPHQDIISDRISRLYHLPKQPGGMTIIPVTTLLQKQSPRDFLLQHTLIVKQRDRFSLVKLREQLENAGYRHVDQVFGPGEYASRGAILDLFPMGSDLPYRFDFFDDEIDTIRTFDPENQRSIEEIQEVRLLPAHEFPTTASAIEAFRSRFRQRFEASREPESVYMQVSKGIWPAGIEYWQPLFFDHTETLFDYLPAETQLIVVGDIEPSIDRFLSDVHERYEQRRVDPLRPLLEPAELWLQKDQLFAMLKPFSQFQVHSEPVTEKAGRFNLQVSPLPEIKAQHQHKEPLAALRQFVESHTGQIVFSVESEGRREALLELLQRIKLRPTTLPSFQDACLSDEKYALILGTAEHGFILREQQVALICESDLLGDRVVQRRKKDKRVTNSDAVIRNLAELKPGQPVVHIDHGIGRYIGLQTLEVGGITTEYVTLEYQGEAKLYVPVSALNLISRYSGGADENAPIHKLGGESWTKARRKAAEKARDVAAELLDVYAKRELKPGHVFALDREQYATFKASFPFEETDDQSMAINAVLSDMCQNKAMDRLICGDVGFGKTEVAMRAAFVCTDNSKQVAVLVPTTLLAQQHFENFRDRFANHPIRVEVLSRFKTAKEQKQILQDVADGKIDILVGTHKLLSNELKFKDLGLLIVDEEHRFGVRQKEKVKAMRADVDILTLTATPIPRTLNMAMSGMRDLSIIATPPARRLAVKTFVRQSDQTIIREAVLREVMRGGQVYYLHNQVETIDKVAADLEKLIPEARITVAHGQMRERELERIMNDFYHQRFNLLVCTTIIETGIDVPTANTIIMHRADTLGLAQLHQLRGRVGRSHHQAYAYLLTPHPKAMTKDAVKRLEALASLEDLGAGFTLATHDLEIRGAGELLGEEQSGQIQSVGFTLYMEMLEQAVEALKSGKEPSLDDLLKTQTEVELRLPALLPDDYIPDINTRLSMYKQIASVSNPDELNELRVELIDRFGKLPDAALNLLEISKLKLEAAALNIKKIEAHSKGGYIEFDLNASINPAYLVQLLQSQPKQYGMDGPTKFKFTLPLEERSQRLGFIRDMLNEFQQNILPAS, from the coding sequence ATGACCAGCTTAAACCCCATTCTATCGCTTCCGGCATCTCAAGGCCCGGGAGATAAAAAACAGATCGGTAACCTGACGGGTGCCAGTCTCGCACTGGTGGCAGCAGAGCTGTCCCATCGGCATCAACACCATACGCTGCTCGTCACTGCGGACCCGCAGATGGCGTTGAAATTACAGCAGGAAATCGAACAATTCTACTCAGCCGACATCACGGTATTCCCGGACTGGGAAACACTGCCTTATGACAGCTTTTCCCCGCATCAGGACATTATCTCTGATCGGATCTCAAGGCTCTATCATCTGCCCAAACAACCGGGTGGGATGACGATTATCCCGGTGACGACATTACTGCAAAAACAGTCACCCCGCGATTTTTTGCTGCAACATACACTGATCGTCAAACAAAGAGATCGCTTTTCTTTAGTAAAGCTCAGAGAACAACTTGAAAATGCCGGCTATCGTCATGTCGATCAAGTGTTTGGCCCGGGTGAATATGCAAGCCGGGGGGCCATTCTCGACCTGTTCCCGATGGGCAGTGACCTCCCCTATCGTTTTGACTTTTTTGATGATGAGATTGATACCATTCGAACCTTTGATCCGGAAAATCAGCGTTCGATAGAAGAAATTCAAGAAGTTCGGCTCCTGCCGGCTCACGAGTTTCCGACGACGGCCAGTGCAATCGAAGCATTCCGGAGCCGATTTCGTCAACGTTTTGAAGCCTCCAGAGAACCTGAATCCGTCTATATGCAGGTCTCAAAAGGGATATGGCCGGCAGGCATTGAATACTGGCAACCCTTGTTTTTCGATCACACCGAAACGCTCTTCGACTATTTACCGGCAGAGACTCAGCTGATTGTCGTCGGTGACATTGAACCATCGATTGATCGCTTTCTGAGTGATGTTCATGAGCGTTATGAACAAAGACGTGTCGATCCATTGCGACCACTGCTTGAACCCGCCGAACTCTGGCTGCAAAAAGATCAACTTTTTGCCATGCTGAAGCCTTTTTCGCAATTTCAGGTTCATAGTGAACCTGTCACTGAAAAAGCGGGTCGATTCAATCTTCAAGTCTCCCCGCTACCGGAAATCAAAGCGCAGCACCAGCATAAAGAACCACTGGCGGCACTCCGTCAGTTTGTTGAATCCCATACGGGACAAATTGTATTCTCCGTCGAATCGGAAGGTCGTCGCGAGGCGCTGCTCGAGCTGCTACAACGGATCAAATTACGCCCGACGACACTGCCGTCTTTTCAGGATGCTTGCCTGAGTGATGAAAAATATGCGTTGATTCTCGGAACGGCTGAGCATGGATTTATTCTGCGTGAACAACAGGTTGCTTTGATTTGTGAGAGTGACCTCCTTGGCGATCGGGTTGTTCAACGGCGTAAAAAAGACAAACGAGTCACCAATAGTGATGCGGTCATCCGCAATCTTGCTGAACTCAAACCCGGTCAGCCCGTGGTTCATATTGATCATGGTATCGGACGTTATATCGGGCTACAGACATTAGAAGTGGGTGGTATTACCACAGAATATGTCACGCTGGAATATCAGGGAGAAGCCAAGCTTTATGTCCCGGTTTCAGCACTGAATCTGATTAGCCGCTATTCCGGTGGTGCCGATGAAAACGCCCCGATTCATAAACTGGGTGGGGAAAGCTGGACCAAAGCGCGACGCAAAGCAGCGGAGAAAGCCCGGGACGTCGCAGCCGAATTACTGGATGTCTACGCTAAACGAGAGTTAAAACCGGGCCATGTCTTCGCTTTGGATCGCGAACAATATGCGACGTTCAAAGCCAGCTTCCCGTTTGAAGAAACGGATGATCAGTCAATGGCGATCAACGCAGTTCTTTCAGACATGTGTCAAAACAAAGCCATGGATCGCTTAATCTGCGGTGATGTCGGTTTCGGTAAGACTGAAGTTGCCATGCGTGCTGCCTTTGTCTGTACGGATAATAGCAAACAGGTCGCGGTTTTGGTTCCGACAACTTTGCTGGCGCAGCAACATTTTGAAAACTTCAGAGACCGCTTCGCCAATCATCCCATTCGCGTTGAAGTTCTATCGCGTTTTAAAACAGCCAAAGAACAGAAACAAATCCTGCAAGACGTGGCGGATGGCAAGATTGATATCTTAGTCGGCACCCATAAGTTACTCTCCAACGAGTTGAAATTTAAAGATCTCGGACTGTTGATTGTTGACGAAGAGCACCGCTTCGGGGTACGTCAGAAAGAGAAAGTTAAGGCGATGCGGGCAGATGTTGATATCCTCACGCTCACGGCAACACCGATTCCCAGAACGTTGAATATGGCGATGAGCGGGATGCGAGATTTATCCATCATTGCTACCCCACCCGCACGACGCTTAGCCGTTAAAACATTTGTCCGGCAAAGTGATCAAACGATTATCCGAGAAGCGGTGTTACGTGAGGTCATGCGTGGCGGGCAAGTGTACTATCTGCATAATCAGGTTGAAACGATTGATAAAGTCGCAGCCGATCTTGAGAAGCTAATTCCCGAAGCTCGGATTACGGTGGCACATGGTCAGATGCGTGAACGTGAATTGGAACGCATTATGAACGATTTTTATCATCAGCGTTTTAATCTGCTGGTTTGCACGACCATCATTGAAACGGGTATTGATGTACCGACCGCCAATACGATCATTATGCACCGGGCCGACACATTGGGTCTCGCGCAACTACATCAGTTACGGGGACGAGTCGGGCGTTCACATCACCAAGCCTACGCTTACTTGTTGACTCCACATCCGAAAGCGATGACCAAAGATGCCGTCAAACGGTTGGAAGCACTGGCTTCTCTTGAAGATCTGGGGGCCGGATTTACGCTTGCGACCCATGACCTCGAAATCCGGGGCGCGGGCGAGCTACTCGGTGAAGAACAGAGCGGACAAATCCAGTCCGTCGGTTTCACACTTTATATGGAAATGCTTGAGCAGGCTGTAGAGGCGCTAAAATCCGGTAAAGAACCTTCCCTAGACGACTTACTGAAGACGCAAACAGAAGTGGAACTCCGGTTACCGGCCCTGCTTCCCGATGACTATATTCCGGATATCAATACCCGCCTGTCGATGTATAAACAGATCGCAAGCGTGTCGAATCCTGACGAACTGAATGAATTGCGAGTAGAATTGATTGATCGCTTTGGCAAACTGCCGGATGCAGCGCTCAACCTGTTAGAAATCAGTAAACTAAAATTGGAAGCCGCAGCACTGAACATTAAGAAAATTGAAGCACACAGTAAAGGTGGTTACATTGAATTTGATCTTAATGCTAGTATTAATCCCGCGTATTTAGTGCAACTCTTGCAATCTCAACCGAAACAATACGGAATGGATGGCCCAACGAAGTTTAAGTTTACCCTGCCGCTGGAAGAACGAAGCCAGCGACTGGGCTTTATCCGAGATATGCTGAATGAATTTCAGCAAAATATATTACCGGCTTCCTGA
- a CDS encoding PilZ domain-containing protein, which produces MVEQEFFTVQHALTINIEPLEAGVSFPSEEIFESEIPVPFIVACEFSHLDQLGDVARQELKNNDFKNLIQLLDNQNTKLNMLLNFMLSQQDDPQQRHQTASFGASQCTYVSHHPIDVDTLLRVKLFLDHPPAAIYCYAHVGNCQVEDEHYLVTVKYDLLRESDQDLLIRAALYQQQKLLRRRSLERNK; this is translated from the coding sequence ATGGTCGAACAAGAGTTTTTTACAGTGCAACATGCACTCACAATCAATATTGAGCCTTTGGAGGCCGGGGTATCATTTCCTTCTGAAGAGATATTTGAAAGTGAAATCCCTGTACCATTTATTGTTGCATGTGAATTTAGTCATCTTGACCAACTTGGTGATGTGGCCCGGCAGGAACTGAAAAACAATGACTTTAAAAATCTCATTCAGTTACTGGATAATCAAAATACCAAATTAAACATGCTATTGAACTTTATGTTGTCTCAGCAAGATGACCCTCAGCAACGCCACCAGACTGCATCGTTTGGCGCCAGTCAGTGTACTTATGTCAGCCATCATCCGATAGACGTCGATACGTTACTACGCGTCAAATTGTTTCTGGATCACCCACCTGCCGCAATATATTGTTATGCTCATGTTGGCAACTGTCAGGTTGAAGATGAACACTATCTTGTAACCGTGAAATACGATCTCCTGAGAGAATCCGATCAAGATTTATTAATTCGAGCCGCTCTATATCAACAGCAGAAACTACTCCGTCGTCGCTCTCTTGAAAGAAATAAATAG
- the lolC gene encoding lipoprotein-releasing ABC transporter permease subunit LolC translates to MFRPVSVFIGFRYLRGQSGDRFSRFVSRISTVGITIGVLALVTVLSVMNGFESQLKNRILGVLPHAVVYQGHERTQWQATPPSFLKQFPAQSSPEPIVRGEAVIQSASELSAGIMLGIEPQDNDPLAQYLIIGTMQDLHAGDYTLFLGHQLARQLNVSQGDKVRLMVTQASQFTPLGRIPSQRNFTVAGIFNTGSDIDGQLIITHIHDAQRLLRLNEHTISGWRLSFADPFMVSELAKKPLPQGWHWSDWRDQRGELFQAVRMEKNMMGLMLGLIVAIAAFNIISALIMVVMEKQSEVAILKTQGMTNLQVLFVFIVQGASSGIAGALSGGILGILIASYLNPILQILGVDLIAMGGSLPVMIRPGQIVVVELLTIALSLLATLYPSLRASSVHPAEALRYE, encoded by the coding sequence ATGTTTCGTCCTGTTTCGGTATTTATAGGGTTCAGATATTTACGAGGACAGTCAGGTGATCGGTTCAGCCGTTTTGTTTCCCGCATTTCAACGGTCGGTATCACAATCGGCGTGTTAGCGCTGGTCACGGTTTTGTCGGTCATGAATGGCTTTGAGTCTCAACTGAAGAACCGAATTCTCGGGGTTTTACCTCATGCGGTCGTTTATCAGGGACATGAACGAACCCAATGGCAAGCAACGCCGCCGTCTTTTCTTAAACAGTTTCCCGCGCAGTCTTCCCCTGAACCTATTGTGCGTGGTGAAGCGGTTATACAAAGTGCCAGCGAGCTATCGGCCGGTATCATGCTAGGGATTGAGCCTCAGGACAACGATCCACTTGCGCAATACTTGATCATCGGAACGATGCAAGATTTACATGCCGGAGATTATACACTTTTCCTCGGCCATCAGTTAGCAAGACAACTGAATGTCTCTCAAGGCGATAAAGTTCGTCTGATGGTGACACAAGCGAGTCAGTTTACACCTCTGGGCCGTATTCCCAGTCAACGCAATTTTACCGTCGCCGGTATCTTTAACACCGGGTCTGATATCGACGGTCAACTGATCATTACCCATATCCATGATGCGCAGCGGTTGTTGCGCCTAAATGAGCATACCATTTCAGGTTGGCGACTGTCGTTTGCCGACCCTTTTATGGTCTCTGAACTGGCGAAAAAACCATTACCGCAAGGGTGGCACTGGAGTGACTGGCGGGATCAGCGCGGCGAATTATTTCAGGCCGTTCGGATGGAAAAAAACATGATGGGGCTGATGTTGGGACTGATTGTCGCCATCGCCGCTTTTAATATTATTTCTGCGTTGATCATGGTTGTGATGGAAAAACAGTCAGAAGTGGCGATTTTGAAAACGCAAGGGATGACGAATTTGCAGGTTCTGTTTGTCTTTATTGTACAGGGCGCCAGCAGTGGTATTGCCGGTGCGCTGAGTGGTGGCATTCTCGGCATCCTGATTGCGAGCTACCTGAATCCGATTTTACAGATATTGGGGGTGGACTTGATTGCGATGGGCGGTTCGTTACCCGTGATGATTCGGCCCGGCCAAATTGTAGTGGTGGAGTTGCTGACCATTGCTTTGAGTCTTTTGGCAACCTTGTATCCTTCACTTCGTGCATCATCCGTTCACCCAGCAGAGGCTTTACGATATGAATAA
- the lolD gene encoding lipoprotein-releasing ABC transporter ATP-binding protein LolD yields the protein MNNLLECRQITKIYREGELATHVLQGVSFSMQPGEFASIVGSSGSGKSTLLHILGALDQPTSGDVTFLGHDMLQLRSAQQAKIRNQHIGFVYQFHHLLADFSALENVAMPLLIGGESVANATHTAQQWLARVGLDHRLSHRPSELSGGERQRVAIARALVNKPSLVLADEPTGNLDHQTALAVYELMRELNEDSQTAFLVVTHDQELAGKMNRILTMKDGLLTS from the coding sequence ATGAATAATCTCCTTGAATGCCGCCAGATCACAAAAATTTATCGGGAAGGAGAGCTTGCGACACATGTCTTACAAGGTGTCAGTTTTTCGATGCAGCCTGGAGAGTTTGCTTCGATTGTTGGGTCATCCGGCTCGGGGAAAAGTACCCTACTACACATCTTAGGGGCACTTGATCAACCCACCAGTGGCGATGTGACGTTTTTAGGTCATGACATGTTGCAGCTTCGCTCCGCGCAGCAGGCTAAAATCCGCAATCAACACATTGGTTTTGTGTATCAGTTTCATCACTTACTCGCAGATTTTTCAGCATTAGAAAATGTGGCAATGCCGTTGCTGATTGGTGGTGAGTCAGTTGCAAATGCGACTCACACGGCGCAACAATGGCTTGCTCGTGTCGGGCTTGATCACCGGCTCTCTCATCGCCCGAGTGAACTTTCGGGAGGCGAGCGGCAACGGGTTGCGATAGCTAGGGCGCTGGTCAACAAACCGTCTTTGGTATTGGCTGATGAACCGACCGGTAATCTGGATCATCAGACGGCTCTGGCTGTGTATGAGCTGATGAGAGAGTTGAACGAAGATTCTCAAACTGCATTTTTAGTGGTCACGCATGATCAGGAACTTGCGGGGAAAATGAATCGTATTCTGACGATGAAAGACGGTTTACTGACGTCGTAA
- the lolE gene encoding lipoprotein-releasing ABC transporter permease subunit LolE yields the protein MISSLSLMIGRRFSRSKKRNKLVSFISMSSTLGIAFGVAVIVIGLSAMNGFERELDNRVLSVIPHGEFEGVEGSIQAWPAMMKKVTSFPQIVAAAPYVRFTALAEKGQQLKAIEVRGIDPEMERHVSELSRYITGQTFTKASPGKHQVILGQGVAQRLGVHVGDALTLMVPNMSGGAKSLKAPQRIRVTLVGVLALHGQIDHNLALIPLEDAQQYTGIGSAVTGVSVKVHDVFRAEQIVHQVGNQLNQYVYLRSWQRQYGYLYRDIQLVRTILYLVMVLVIGVASFNIVSTLMMAVKDRAAEIAILRTMGASDRLIRQIFMWQGIFSGVLGSLCGSVIGVLVATNLTGLIQQLESLIGHHFLSGDIYFVDFLPSQVEVRDVVLVSGTAILLSLAATFYPALKASRLNPATVLSSR from the coding sequence GTGATTTCATCATTATCTCTGATGATTGGTCGTCGTTTTAGCCGTTCCAAAAAAAGAAACAAACTGGTTTCCTTTATTTCCATGTCTTCCACTCTAGGGATTGCTTTCGGGGTCGCTGTGATTGTGATTGGTTTATCAGCGATGAACGGGTTTGAAAGAGAATTAGATAACCGGGTTCTATCTGTGATTCCTCATGGTGAATTTGAGGGTGTCGAAGGGTCGATCCAAGCGTGGCCGGCCATGATGAAGAAAGTTACTTCTTTTCCTCAGATTGTTGCGGCTGCACCTTATGTCCGGTTTACCGCGTTGGCAGAGAAAGGCCAACAACTGAAAGCGATAGAGGTCCGTGGTATTGACCCAGAGATGGAGCGTCACGTATCTGAGCTTTCCCGCTATATCACGGGACAGACATTTACCAAGGCTTCTCCCGGCAAGCATCAGGTCATCCTCGGGCAGGGTGTTGCCCAACGTTTGGGTGTCCATGTCGGTGACGCTTTGACATTGATGGTGCCGAATATGTCAGGGGGAGCCAAATCACTGAAAGCCCCTCAACGGATACGGGTCACGTTGGTTGGCGTATTGGCACTGCATGGGCAGATTGATCACAATCTGGCATTGATTCCTCTGGAAGATGCACAACAATATACCGGTATTGGCTCAGCAGTGACCGGCGTATCCGTCAAAGTACATGATGTGTTCCGCGCAGAGCAAATTGTGCATCAGGTCGGTAATCAGCTCAATCAATATGTTTATCTACGAAGCTGGCAGCGGCAGTACGGCTATCTTTACCGGGATATTCAGTTAGTGCGTACAATTTTGTATCTGGTGATGGTTCTCGTGATTGGGGTGGCAAGTTTTAATATTGTTTCAACCTTAATGATGGCGGTGAAAGATCGCGCTGCAGAAATTGCGATTTTGAGAACGATGGGTGCTTCGGATCGCTTGATTCGGCAGATATTCATGTGGCAGGGGATTTTTTCCGGCGTATTGGGCAGTCTGTGTGGCAGCGTCATTGGCGTATTGGTTGCAACGAATCTCACCGGGCTGATTCAACAACTCGAGTCGCTCATCGGCCATCACTTTTTATCCGGTGATATTTATTTTGTCGATTTTCTGCCATCTCAAGTGGAAGTTCGAGATGTGGTGTTGGTGTCTGGGACAGCGATTTTATTGAGTCTGGCTGCAACATTTTATCCCGCATTGAAGGCGAGTCGTCTCAATCCCGCAACCGTTCTTTCTTCCCGATAG
- a CDS encoding DUF2062 domain-containing protein, whose protein sequence is MPKKLIKRFLPDRELIKRQKALRIFGNVLYNPNLWCLNRRSAAGAFAVGLFMAFVPLPSQMIMSAGLAIACGVNLPLSVALVWVSNPITMPVLFYFAYKLGAWVLHEPPQHFHFELSWSYITQQMSTIAPSLVVGCLICGVVCALLGYFGIHGLWRYSVVRSWQKRQLK, encoded by the coding sequence ATGCCTAAAAAATTAATTAAGCGATTCTTACCAGACAGGGAACTAATCAAACGGCAAAAAGCCCTGAGAATCTTTGGTAACGTGTTGTATAACCCCAATTTATGGTGTCTGAACCGTCGTTCAGCTGCCGGTGCTTTTGCCGTTGGCTTATTTATGGCATTTGTTCCGCTTCCCAGTCAGATGATCATGTCTGCTGGACTTGCTATCGCATGTGGTGTCAATCTCCCGCTCTCTGTCGCCTTGGTTTGGGTCAGTAACCCGATCACCATGCCGGTCCTCTTCTATTTTGCTTATAAGCTGGGCGCTTGGGTTCTCCATGAACCGCCCCAACATTTTCATTTTGAACTGTCTTGGAGCTATATCACTCAACAGATGTCAACTATTGCTCCCTCACTGGTTGTAGGGTGTTTAATTTGTGGTGTCGTCTGTGCTCTGCTCGGCTACTTTGGGATTCATGGTTTGTGGCGTTACTCCGTGGTCAGAAGCTGGCAAAAGCGACAATTAAAGTAA